A genomic region of Rhodohalobacter sp. 614A contains the following coding sequences:
- a CDS encoding rhomboid family intramembrane serine protease, whose amino-acid sequence MYEQDSFFNAMKRGFMRIPSVIRTIIAISVIVFIIQAVVGSIRVGNTSINHYIIQYLAFDPNLFTAITQPWRFFTYIFLHGGGFHLLFNMLWLWWMGRSVEETIGPRSFSVLFFGSGIGGAVFHIALSFLYGTSYVIGASGAVFGVMVAFAYMFPRMPIMLLFLPPIEARFVVAGLIALDVLFIGAGDNVARLVHLGGAGVGYLLIKAHYQGKDLSSIVRPIERLWQEKPKKAKRKKNKNMYSVSDVEIVEEKNQSELDEILEKISKQGYDGLTKEEKKKLFDLSKKN is encoded by the coding sequence ATGTACGAGCAAGATTCTTTTTTTAATGCCATGAAGCGTGGGTTCATGAGAATCCCGTCCGTTATTCGTACAATCATTGCCATAAGTGTGATTGTTTTTATCATACAGGCAGTTGTTGGATCTATCCGTGTCGGAAATACATCCATCAATCATTATATCATTCAATATCTGGCATTTGATCCGAATCTATTCACAGCCATTACACAGCCATGGCGGTTTTTCACCTATATTTTTCTGCACGGTGGTGGATTCCACCTGTTATTCAATATGCTTTGGCTTTGGTGGATGGGAAGATCTGTTGAGGAAACCATAGGTCCGCGTTCATTCTCAGTATTGTTTTTTGGTTCCGGAATCGGAGGAGCCGTTTTTCATATCGCCCTTTCCTTTTTGTACGGAACAAGTTACGTGATTGGAGCTTCCGGTGCCGTTTTTGGAGTGATGGTGGCCTTCGCTTACATGTTTCCGCGGATGCCCATTATGCTCTTGTTTTTACCGCCGATTGAAGCTCGTTTTGTGGTGGCCGGTTTGATTGCCCTCGACGTACTGTTTATTGGTGCAGGCGATAATGTTGCCAGGCTTGTCCATTTAGGCGGTGCGGGTGTTGGTTATCTTCTGATTAAAGCTCATTATCAGGGAAAAGATCTCTCATCAATTGTACGGCCAATTGAGAGACTTTGGCAGGAAAAGCCAAAAAAAGCAAAGCGGAAAAAGAATAAGAATATGTATTCAGTAAGCGATGTTGAGATTGTTGAAGAAAAAAATCAATCTGAGTTGGACGAAATTCTTGAGAAAATTTCCAAACAAGGATATGACGGATTGACCAAAGAAGAGAAAAAGAAATTATTCGATTTAAGTAAAAAGAACTAA
- a CDS encoding rhomboid family intramembrane serine protease, translating into MNYQDNNYSPNTQFSIFPPAVKHLLIVNLLVFVALTNPMLQNILMRFGALWPIGSGLFAPWQLVTYMFLHGSFSHVLFNLFALWIFGQGIENYWGTKRFTVYYFLTGIGAALLHMWIGGTGAPTVGASGAVYGILLAFGMMFPNRYIMLLIPPIPIKAKYFVAIFGAIELFSGVMRPDSGIAHFAHLGGMIVGFILIKYWGVKGEDDY; encoded by the coding sequence TTGAATTACCAGGACAATAATTATTCTCCCAACACACAGTTTTCTATTTTCCCCCCGGCAGTAAAACATCTTCTGATTGTTAATTTGCTCGTTTTTGTAGCCTTAACAAACCCCATGCTGCAAAACATTTTAATGCGTTTTGGTGCATTATGGCCAATCGGTTCCGGACTTTTTGCGCCGTGGCAGCTGGTTACTTATATGTTTCTGCACGGAAGTTTCAGCCATGTTCTTTTTAATCTTTTTGCATTATGGATATTTGGGCAAGGAATTGAGAACTACTGGGGAACAAAACGGTTTACAGTCTATTACTTTTTAACAGGAATCGGAGCCGCTCTTCTCCATATGTGGATTGGAGGAACAGGTGCGCCTACAGTTGGTGCTTCTGGTGCCGTGTACGGTATTTTGCTTGCATTCGGAATGATGTTTCCGAATCGATACATCATGCTTTTAATTCCTCCCATACCGATTAAAGCGAAATATTTCGTTGCAATTTTTGGTGCTATAGAATTGTTCTCAGGAGTGATGAGACCCGATAGCGGTATCGCACACTTTGCCCATTTAGGCGGAATGATTGTTGGATTTATTCTGATTAAATACTGGGGCGTAAAAGGCGAAGATGATTATTAA
- a CDS encoding ABC transporter ATP-binding protein produces MAKKVIEIKNLSKHYQMGQTLVKALDGVSFDVEENEYIAIMGPSGSGKSTLMNLIGCLDTPTTGEYILNSQRVSELDDSELAQIRNREIGFVFQTFNLLPRTDCLSNVELPLIYSGIKSSVRKDKATQTLTKVGLGDRLDHKPNELSGGQRQRVAIARALVNDPSILLADEPTGNLDTKTGEEIMLLFEELHRAGNTIILVTHENDIANHARRIVRLRDGKIEIDQKVANPTLANVDTHLLEV; encoded by the coding sequence ATGGCAAAGAAAGTTATCGAGATTAAAAACCTGTCTAAACACTACCAAATGGGACAGACATTGGTTAAAGCACTGGACGGAGTTTCCTTTGATGTCGAAGAAAATGAATATATAGCTATTATGGGGCCATCCGGTTCTGGTAAATCTACGTTGATGAACTTAATCGGATGCCTGGATACGCCAACCACCGGAGAATACATTTTAAATAGTCAGCGTGTAAGTGAACTGGATGACTCAGAACTCGCGCAAATAAGAAACCGGGAAATTGGATTTGTATTTCAAACGTTTAATTTGCTTCCAAGAACGGATTGCCTGAGTAATGTAGAATTACCTCTCATCTATTCTGGAATCAAGAGCTCGGTCAGAAAGGATAAAGCGACTCAAACTCTCACCAAGGTTGGTTTAGGTGATCGTTTGGATCATAAACCCAATGAACTTTCTGGTGGACAGCGTCAACGTGTGGCTATTGCACGTGCACTGGTAAACGACCCGTCTATACTTCTTGCCGATGAACCGACGGGTAACCTGGACACAAAAACCGGTGAAGAAATTATGTTGCTCTTCGAAGAACTTCACAGGGCGGGGAATACCATTATTCTGGTTACACACGAAAACGATATAGCCAATCACGCCAGGCGTATTGTCAGGCTTCGGGATGGCAAAATTGAGATAGACCAAAAGGTAGCCAATCCCACACTTGCCAATGTTGATACGCATCTTCTGGAAGTATAG
- a CDS encoding FG-GAP-like repeat-containing protein — protein MGIFGCQKSEETAEQDTDKYDQAVADFYMSLGASETDQTRFAFNKMNDVALAFPEETSAWANLAVFAMRQGNFTLANERIGQALELNPDHPEVLHLAGLIASRQGNIAEAIEYFRQAAPSGDPRVLYALAQELERENPTGNADEIKKTLQQLLEINENNQVVLLELARIAIREQNAEAATQYLTNLEGLSDSWNPLNREQLGILFELLEEQNFSDLSLELSFLRSGLESQPRFQDDLLTVQLPPTNVGFLITEFIHLNQPEVQAAEPDLEMQLTRHSLDLPTEQAVWVKGVTLLDDAPPFPIVVADGQILIDGQTQLDFPGSTDSKLSINVVTEIDYDYDFRNDLAAAGSTGFKLFRLNDDRTFSDITSGLGLSNSVVNGSYTGVWAFDVEMDGDLDLLLSASNNSFVLRNNGDGTFTRITPFNENQGIEQFLWADLDGEGTPEAIILTSAGSLIVYKNLRGGSFDDGNQLAQNIAAIAVGDMDANAQFEIIAATQSGSLFSHNYSLETGEWQSGSFIQNGIPSLDLKATSLFTADLDNNGSIDLILSTNDATHVWLGDENRNPVKLKGSLPGRIYSVFDVEGDEKLDLLGIADDLSPFYLKAETTKEYFARSIRAQASGSTGDQRINSFGIGGEMEVRSGLLYQKQLISSPIVHFGLGEYEEAQMLRIIWPNGSVQAEFAELGMGSTIFNEQILKGSCPWLFTHDGEKMQFITDILWRSPLGLRINAQETAGVVQTLDRVKIPAEMLVAENGIYSLRITAELWESHFFDHVQLVAVDHPVGTEIFVDERFVFPAPDLSTKLIGALQPVQKVTDQKGNDLTNEITNIDQDYIQPFEKTKYQGLAKEHFIEITLQNENVGKQELLVLHGWLRPTDSSINLALSQGSIEAPKGLKVEFLSDAGNWKTLYENFGIPAGKTKTLLLDLEGVLENQEDRKIRLTTTSEIYWDGIFQAEKMDSGKIIETELESVKMELQYRGFSEWSRADSTSPMLPDYNEISSTTQRWRDLEGFHTRFGDVSELLEKVDDRYVIMNAGDEIELQFKEGNPPQEGYQRSFVFVSDGWEKDGDYNTEASATVLPLPYHGQADYEYGGGGLLWEDPVYQKHKEDWVNYHTRYITPAAFRSALLFGEEE, from the coding sequence ATGGGAATATTTGGATGCCAAAAATCAGAAGAAACGGCTGAACAAGATACTGACAAATACGATCAGGCAGTGGCTGATTTCTATATGAGCCTTGGGGCCAGCGAAACAGATCAAACACGTTTTGCTTTCAATAAAATGAATGACGTAGCCCTGGCTTTTCCTGAAGAAACATCTGCTTGGGCTAATCTGGCCGTTTTTGCCATGCGCCAGGGAAATTTTACTCTTGCAAATGAACGTATCGGTCAGGCTCTGGAATTGAACCCGGATCATCCCGAGGTGTTACATCTGGCCGGGCTTATCGCAAGCCGGCAGGGAAATATTGCGGAAGCCATTGAGTATTTCCGGCAGGCCGCACCTTCAGGAGATCCGCGCGTTTTATATGCACTGGCCCAGGAATTGGAGCGTGAGAATCCCACCGGAAATGCAGATGAAATCAAAAAAACTCTTCAACAGCTTCTTGAGATCAATGAAAATAACCAGGTTGTTTTGCTTGAATTGGCCAGAATTGCCATCAGGGAGCAAAATGCAGAAGCTGCCACTCAGTATTTAACCAACCTTGAAGGGTTATCTGATAGTTGGAACCCACTCAACCGTGAGCAGCTTGGAATCCTTTTTGAACTTTTAGAAGAGCAAAATTTTTCAGATTTGTCCCTTGAACTTTCATTTTTGAGAAGCGGCCTTGAATCGCAGCCACGTTTCCAGGATGATTTGTTAACGGTACAGCTGCCACCAACCAATGTGGGATTTCTGATAACCGAGTTTATTCATTTAAATCAACCCGAAGTTCAAGCCGCTGAACCGGATTTGGAAATGCAGCTCACCCGCCACTCTCTGGATCTTCCCACCGAGCAGGCAGTTTGGGTAAAAGGGGTTACACTTTTGGATGATGCTCCGCCATTTCCAATTGTCGTTGCCGACGGCCAAATCCTGATTGATGGGCAGACACAGCTTGATTTTCCCGGCTCAACGGATTCAAAACTTTCTATAAATGTAGTGACTGAAATCGACTACGATTATGATTTTCGTAATGATTTGGCGGCAGCGGGTTCAACCGGATTTAAACTTTTCCGGCTAAATGATGATCGGACATTTTCGGATATCACTTCCGGTTTGGGACTTTCAAACAGTGTTGTAAATGGAAGTTATACCGGCGTTTGGGCGTTTGATGTAGAAATGGATGGAGATTTGGACCTGTTATTATCAGCTTCAAATAACTCATTTGTATTGAGAAATAACGGAGACGGAACCTTTACAAGAATCACTCCATTCAATGAAAATCAGGGAATCGAACAGTTTTTATGGGCTGATCTGGACGGTGAAGGAACTCCCGAAGCAATCATATTAACGTCCGCCGGTTCACTGATTGTTTATAAAAATCTCCGTGGAGGTTCGTTTGATGATGGAAATCAATTAGCCCAAAATATAGCCGCCATTGCTGTAGGCGATATGGATGCCAATGCCCAATTTGAAATCATCGCGGCAACTCAAAGTGGTTCGCTATTTAGTCACAATTATTCACTTGAAACAGGTGAATGGCAATCGGGATCATTCATTCAAAATGGAATTCCTTCACTTGATTTGAAAGCAACTTCTTTGTTTACTGCTGATCTCGATAATAACGGTTCAATTGATCTGATTTTGTCAACAAACGATGCGACTCATGTTTGGCTTGGCGATGAAAATCGAAATCCGGTAAAACTTAAGGGAAGCTTGCCCGGCAGAATCTATTCTGTTTTTGATGTTGAAGGAGATGAAAAACTGGATTTGTTGGGAATTGCTGATGATTTGTCCCCATTTTACTTGAAGGCAGAAACTACGAAAGAATACTTTGCCAGATCGATTCGTGCCCAGGCTTCAGGTTCAACCGGAGATCAAAGAATCAACTCTTTCGGAATTGGGGGAGAAATGGAGGTTCGATCCGGCCTTCTTTATCAAAAACAGTTGATTTCATCACCTATTGTTCATTTTGGTTTGGGAGAATATGAAGAAGCCCAAATGCTTAGAATCATATGGCCCAACGGATCGGTTCAGGCCGAATTTGCAGAACTTGGAATGGGATCCACCATTTTCAACGAACAGATTTTGAAAGGGTCCTGTCCGTGGTTGTTTACACACGATGGCGAGAAAATGCAGTTTATTACGGATATTCTGTGGAGGTCGCCTCTTGGGTTGAGAATCAATGCGCAAGAGACCGCTGGTGTGGTTCAAACATTGGATCGTGTGAAAATTCCTGCAGAAATGCTTGTGGCAGAAAACGGAATCTATAGTCTCCGAATTACAGCAGAACTTTGGGAATCTCACTTCTTTGATCACGTTCAATTGGTGGCAGTAGATCATCCTGTGGGCACAGAAATATTTGTTGATGAGCGGTTTGTCTTTCCGGCCCCGGATCTTTCAACGAAGTTAATAGGCGCCCTTCAACCGGTTCAAAAAGTAACTGATCAGAAGGGCAACGATTTAACGAATGAAATTACGAACATTGATCAGGATTACATTCAGCCATTCGAAAAAACAAAATACCAGGGACTGGCAAAAGAGCATTTCATTGAGATTACTCTTCAAAACGAAAATGTTGGAAAACAGGAGTTATTGGTATTACATGGCTGGCTTCGCCCAACCGACAGCTCCATAAATCTTGCATTAAGCCAGGGAAGTATAGAAGCGCCCAAGGGATTAAAAGTTGAATTTCTGAGCGATGCCGGAAATTGGAAAACTCTTTATGAAAATTTTGGAATCCCCGCGGGAAAAACGAAAACCCTTCTACTTGACCTGGAAGGAGTTTTGGAAAATCAGGAAGATCGAAAAATACGGCTGACAACCACGTCAGAAATTTATTGGGATGGGATTTTCCAGGCTGAGAAGATGGATTCAGGAAAAATCATAGAAACTGAACTTGAGTCGGTAAAAATGGAATTGCAATATCGGGGTTTTTCAGAATGGTCTCGGGCTGACTCCACTTCCCCAATGCTTCCGGACTACAACGAAATTTCCAGCACAACCCAGCGCTGGAGAGATCTCGAAGGCTTTCACACGCGGTTTGGTGATGTGAGTGAGTTGCTCGAAAAAGTGGATGACCGCTATGTTATTATGAATGCTGGCGATGAGATAGAACTTCAGTTTAAAGAAGGAAATCCCCCGCAGGAAGGATATCAGAGAAGTTTTGTATTTGTATCTGACGGCTGGGAGAAAGACGGTGATTATAATACAGAAGCATCTGCAACTGTTCTGCCTTTGCCGTATCATGGTCAGGCCGATTATGAATATGGTGGTGGAGGCTTGCTTTGGGAGGATCCCGTCTATCAAAAACACAAAGAAGATTGGGTAAATTATCATACAAGATATATCACTCCTGCTGCCTTCCGTTCGGCCTTGTTATTCGGTGAAGAGGAGTAA
- the ispG gene encoding flavodoxin-dependent (E)-4-hydroxy-3-methylbut-2-enyl-diphosphate synthase: MNPIERRKSITVQVGDVPVGGDHPIVVQSMTNTDTADIDETVDQIDHLHQAGSELVRITVNNDEAAKAVPHIKEKLINRGVTVPIIGDFHYNGHLLLTRYPEMAQSLAKFRINPGNTGTKTRDKNFCTIVEQAIKYDKPVRIGVNWGSLDQQLLAQKMDENNQKENPKSSKAVMLDTMVESARRSTALAEDVGLPSNKIIVSCKMSGVQDLINVYQRIAEDLDYPLHLGLTEAGMGMKGTVASSVALSVLLQKGIGDTIRVSLTPMPGADRAEEVRISQQILQSMGIRNFIPQVTSCPGCGRTKSTYFQELADEIQNYIVEEMPIWREIYPGVEEMDVAVMGCIVNGPGESRHANIGISLPGTFEEPKAPVYVDGEHFITLRGDNIGAEFRKILEDYIMKNYGSKETVDA; encoded by the coding sequence ATGAATCCAATAGAAAGAAGAAAATCCATCACTGTACAAGTTGGGGATGTCCCAGTTGGGGGAGACCATCCAATTGTTGTCCAAAGTATGACCAACACAGATACGGCCGATATTGATGAGACCGTTGATCAAATTGATCATCTGCATCAGGCTGGTTCTGAACTTGTCAGAATTACTGTGAATAATGACGAGGCAGCCAAAGCCGTCCCGCATATCAAGGAGAAACTAATCAATCGGGGAGTTACGGTTCCGATTATCGGCGATTTTCACTATAACGGACACCTTCTTCTGACCAGGTATCCGGAGATGGCGCAATCACTTGCCAAATTCAGAATTAATCCGGGAAATACCGGCACAAAAACACGTGATAAGAATTTTTGTACCATTGTTGAACAAGCCATCAAATACGACAAACCTGTTCGGATTGGAGTAAACTGGGGATCGCTAGACCAACAGTTATTGGCTCAAAAAATGGATGAAAACAATCAGAAAGAAAATCCGAAATCATCCAAAGCAGTCATGCTCGATACGATGGTTGAAAGTGCCCGCCGCTCTACCGCTTTGGCCGAAGATGTTGGTTTGCCTTCGAATAAAATTATTGTGAGCTGTAAAATGTCCGGCGTACAGGATTTAATTAATGTCTACCAACGGATTGCTGAGGATCTGGATTATCCTCTTCATCTTGGATTGACAGAGGCCGGAATGGGAATGAAAGGTACGGTAGCAAGTTCAGTTGCGCTGTCTGTCCTCTTGCAAAAAGGAATCGGAGATACAATTCGGGTTTCATTAACACCTATGCCCGGAGCCGACCGGGCGGAAGAAGTTCGGATTTCGCAACAGATTCTGCAGTCAATGGGAATTCGAAATTTCATTCCACAGGTCACATCTTGTCCGGGTTGCGGACGAACAAAAAGCACCTATTTTCAGGAATTGGCTGATGAAATCCAGAACTACATTGTTGAAGAGATGCCGATTTGGAGAGAAATTTATCCAGGCGTAGAAGAGATGGATGTAGCTGTCATGGGATGCATTGTAAATGGTCCGGGAGAATCACGGCATGCCAATATCGGAATTTCGCTGCCGGGAACTTTTGAAGAACCCAAAGCCCCTGTTTATGTTGATGGTGAGCATTTTATCACACTTCGGGGAGATAATATTGGAGCTGAATTCCGAAAAATTCTTGAAGATTATATCATGAAGAATTACGGAAGTAAAGAGACCGTTGACGCCTGA